The Cryptococcus neoformans var. grubii H99 chromosome 4, complete sequence genome contains the following window.
TCCTGTCTGCCCCGTTCATATCAAGCCTATCGGTACCTTCACGAAGTTCAATGCTTTCCTTGAGCAAGGGGGTGGATTCTCCGGAAAGCATAGCCTCGTTGACGATACATGTTCCTCGGAGCAAGAGAAGGTCGCAGGGGATACCAGAGTCGGGGTTGGTACGGACTGGGAATTGTTAGCCTGGTTGGGGAGAATATAAGATGGTTAGGGCTCACGGATAGAGACGAGATCTCCAGGGACAAGCTCAGAGCTGATAACAGAGACCCACTTGCCATCACGGAAAGTCTGAACATTGTATGGAGTAATACTCATAGTGCGGAACTCTTGAAGAGTTTTGACACGCTATTTACATTATCAGCTACTGCTCTGGAGAAATCTGACAAATACTTGCCTGGAAAACGACGGTGCACTCAAAGACCACCAACATGAAGGCGGTGAACAAAGAGTAGTACCAATACTCGTCCAAGCACCAGAGCGCGACGCAGAACATCTGGAAGACAAAAAAGGGCGCCACGGCATGCTCAGCGAAAAGTTCGGTAAAtttggggatggggatatGGCACTCGTTGAGACCGTAGGTCGCCTTCAAAGCCTCGAGATTGGGCAGACCAGCTTCAGGGGCGGTAGGCTTGGGCTTTGCGGCAGGGTGCGTGAGGATACCGCGGGAAGTCTGGAAGACAGAgaggggaggggaagagtcGCAGGGGTAGGGGATAGGCGTGAAGACATTGTCGGAGCCTACAGCGCGTCGTCAGCGTGCGCAGGGTGCATGGAAAAAGGCGGCTTACGGTTGTAAACATACGTGTCGCGTTGGTAGTTGAAAGAGTAGGTGGGCTCGGTGGCGCCGGGGGCCTTGGCGAGTGTTAGGCGGGAACATTACAACGGGCGGTGCGCACTTACTGTTTTGCGGTCGAGCGGGACGATCTCACCCTTGCCTCTGCCCTTCTTGGGGATGACGCGGATTCTTGACGCGGATTCGAGAGAGCCGGCCTGTGCCGCGTCAGTACAAGCTACAGTTTCCCTGCATCTACGTACAGTCGTGTAGCTGATCTTTGCATTCATGCCGCTGCTCCAGGCGGTGAGGAGGAAACTGAGGGCATGGCCTGCACCGAGCAGGACGGAAAAGACAAATGTCCATTCTTCGGAGACGATCCACTGGTCATACTTGTAGTGGTAGGCGTAGTAGAAGAGGGGGTAGAGGGCTGCGGAGGGTGAGCATGTGGCGGGGAATGTGGCGGACGGGCTGCTTACAGAGGAACGGAAGGCCGTATACCCTGGCGGAGACGGGTATTTTGTTGTGGAGGGAGAGCCTCTCTATCTCGGGAGAGACGATGGCCGGGGGTGACCTGGGGTGAGTCAGCCGGGTCCGTGCGTGcgtccttccttcctgcccGCTACTTACATGATGGGTGCCGGGTGGAGAGACgggcagcagcaacaataataataaaagcagcagcagtggGCGGCGGCGTGCCACACCCGGCGTTGTCCGCAAACACCGTCATTCCGCCACGCGTCGCTACACGTCGGGCGCAGAGACGAGTGACGGCCATAACAGTCACCGTCAGTCTTCCAGCCActcccccccccgccccccaCGCACGCCCCGCCATGAACATATTCCGCTTCCTCGGCGACCTCTCCCACCTCgcctccatcctcatcctcctccacaaaATCCAGACAACCAGGTCGTGCCGCGGCATATCCTTCAAGTCGCAGCTCCTCTACCTCATCGTGTTCCTCACCCGCTATGTCGACCTCTTCACCCGCCCCCTCGTCTCCGTCTACAACACAGTCATgaaactcttcttcatcgcaTCAACAGCCTACACCCTCTACCTCATGAAGTTCAAGTACAGGTGCGGCCGCTCTGCCACCACCCCCGCACGTTCCGAGCGCTGACTTGTCCCGCAGACCGACACACGACGCCTCCCTTGACACCTTCCAGCTCTCCTACATCTTTGGCCCCGTCGccatcctttccctcttgtTCAACTATGATTTCACCCCCTTTGAGATCACCTGGTCGTTCTCCATCTGGCTCGAGTCAGTCGCCATCCTTCCCCAGCTATTCATGCTCCAAAGAACGGGAGAGGCAGAGACTATCACCACACATTACCTCGCGGCCCTCGGTTTATACAGAGGATTGTACATTCCCAACTGGATGTACAGGTGAGTCTGCATCCAAACATTGAATTTTTTTGCACAACCATCCAACTGCCAAAAACAGGTACTTTACCGAAGGCGCCTTTGACGCCATTGCCGTCGTTGCTGGTATCATTCAAACCGTCATTTACGCCGACTTTGGATATATCGTGCGTTCCCGTTTGTCCATTCGCACGTCCTCGGCTGACTCTTTGTCATCATGCAGTACGTCACAAGAGTCCTCCGCGGCCAAAAATTCGAGCTCCCCGCCTAAGCGTGCAATCCAGACATGTAGTATTAAACAAGCATAGGGGGACGACATGAAAGAAACCATTTTTCATTGCCAAGTGTAAAGAAACGTGCCTCTTTGCTGGTACAATCTATAAAATTGAAGCTTCAATCTGGATAGGGCAAGTATACTCTAAACCTACTGATGATCATTACAGATACACGTTACATATTTATCAAAACGGATCAAATATAATAATCAAACTATCGTccatgaagaaggaattaTACAATACAGATAAATAAGAAGATGCGAAAAAAATTGATGAATGGGCGAATATAATGTTGATAAAATATGAAGCATGTGTTGTAAGGGAGAGAGATAACCAAAGTTCGTCAACCCTCAATCGTCCATTGTTTAACAGAAGCCACATTTGGAACAACGCAGCCAGCATTGTCCTTGCACAAACCAGTCAACTAAACTACTACGCCGCAAAACCGTTATCGCCTTGTAGGAGCAGGAGTAGGCTCAGCAGACCTCTTGTTCGCCTGGCTCAACCCCGCACCACATGCACCCGTGGGAACAGCCAAATCAGCTGCAGAATACTCCGGGGGATAGCTACACCCGCTGATAGCGGCATATGCCTGCTTATCATTAGCATTCGCGTTGAACCATCCGTTGCCCGCGTCGATGGTGGCACTAGACCCGGGAGAGGTAAAGGTAGGTCCAGGCATGGTAATAGGAGTACCAGTCTGAGTATAttgagggaggagagacaTGGAGTCGGAAGCGACATTGGTGAACGAGGCAGGGGGCCAGGGGTAGGAAGACGACGCAGACGCGGCAATCGTACCAGCACCGGCCTGAGAAATAATGTCAGTTTGTCCACGCCGGCGCATTTCcacgaaaaaaagggaaaaaaaaaaaaaaaaacttacACCACCAGTCACGTAGGCATTGGAGAAAGTTCCATCAAAGTTGTTCATCGACACGCCGTCTGCCTGACAGGTACCAGCAACCGTTCGAGGGTCTACCGTAATTGTCAGCAATTTCCCAACCTATCGGGACGTATCGAGACAGATACTTACCTTTGGGGATCCATCCCTTCTCGAGACCGAGACGGTAGTGCCAGAATGGGTTGGGCTGCTGAATAGCGTCGGTACTGTTTCCAATCTTCCAAGTCCAGAAGAAAAAGTTCTGTTATCGCCAATTATCAGTTTTACGCTGGTTTCGGTACCAAATACACCAGACTGACCTGCAAAGCGTCCATACTACCAGAGACAAAGTGGTTCAACGCATCGATGGTACTCTGGTTCCATTGAGTATAGTCGTTCCAGTAGTCACAGCTGCCAGTCGCCTTGTTCGCATAACCGTCATAAGTTCCATCGTATCTCGATCCACTTCCGACGTTGTTCACCCATTTACCGCAATCGTTCCAAGCCGCAGACCATTCACCAGCGGTATTGGGACCCCATTGCTGGGAAGTAGTGTTGGTGGACGAAGCCCACCATTGGCAAGGCATTGTTTTAAGAGTGTCAAGAGTACCCTGAGGCTGGTCCTGGAAGACCATGTAGGTATGCTGGTCGAGCATCATACGGTCAGCACCAGCAAGATCGCCGTACCACGCAGTAACTCCCAAAAATCCATCGTGCATGGAGAGCATTGGTCCGTTGCCGGAACCGATACCAGTAATGTCACGAATGATGTTGTGAGCCTCAATGTAGAAGGAGGCAACAGGGCCTTTGCTGATAGCATTGCCGTTGGGCTCATTGAGGAATCCAAACATCTGGATAACAGGAGCGTACTCGGGCTGAGCAATAAATTGAGCGAGGGTACGGATGTAGTCGAGGGATCGTTGAGCGTTGGCAAGACCCATGACACCGTTCATCCAGTTGACGGATCCTTGGCGACCAGAGTGGTTCCAGCCGTCTATAATATGGTCAGCAAAGACTTCAAGagcgaaaaaaaaagggagCCTACTCTGAGAACCGGGGACAGAGTGAAGGTCAAGATTAACCCTCAATCCATACTTCCTAGCCCATTTGATAGCTTTCAAAAAGTACTGCCAAGAAACCTTGGGGAGATAAGGCTCGCCCTCCCAGACTTCGATAGCAAAGAAGGGAATAGGAATTCGCACCCAGTTGAGGCCCGCAGCGACGATTTCGGCAAAGTCACGCTGTAAATCAAATTAATATCCAGTCTCAATTGGATCAGTCTACCACTTGCCTCCGTAATGAATGTCTCGTAGTGTTCTGTGAGGGCAGCAGTAAGGTTGTCACCCATGTTGATAGAAAGAGTATATTCGTCGATAGCTGTGCCGGCAGAGCCATTGGCATACTTTTCGTAAAGGCCGGGGACGATGAAAGGCTCTGTGAAGGATTAGCTGATTCTTTTTGGAGCCCGCTATCGACTCACCAATAACAAGCCAACCACCAAGGTTAACACCAAAGACTTTATCTTGACCCCACGTCCAGTTTTGATTCAGTGCTGGGGTCCAAGAGTTGGCTTGGGCTTCGTTCTACGATTTTTGAGTTAAGTTAGTTCATGTAAAATTAAATAGTCTCAAAGTCGAACTCACCTTGAACGGGTTGGCCTCGTCCCATACCCACTTGCCGCCGTAGGGGTTGTCATAAGTCATCGTGGAACCGTCTTCCAAAGTGATGAGGGAGCCTTGAGTGCCGGTAGTGGGAGTAGCAGAAGCAGTGGCGCTAGTCGATGTAGCTGTCGCTGATCCCGATGCCGAAGATGCGCCCGATGGAACCtgggatgatggtgaagaatTTTCATTACCGGAGGAAGCGGCGAGCGTTTTGCTGTCCCTGTTTCGAGTGAGGCTGGAAATTATCAGTAGCGCTCGCTTTTTCCTCAGGACTTTTGACCTACCCGACACCAAGGCCAACACCAAGGCCGATAGCAACAATCAGCAAAGCTGCCAAAGCCGCCCATAGCCATttcctgttcttcttccccttgccAGACCCGGACTCTGCCCATCTTGGCTTTTCGCTGATTCCTCGTGCTGCTGTTCCCGCTCCAATGGCTGCCACCGCGGGTGTGATGTGGCCATGCtcgtcgtcctcatcgCTGGTGGATAATCGTTCGCCGCTTCCATACGGAACAGTTGAATTAGCAAGGCCAGATCGACCTGGGTTACGGTTGCCCTGATAGCAAACAAAAGTCAGAGACCGAGTTTTTCATGCATCAAACGCGGAGAATAAATgagaaaaaaaactcacatTGGTAGCTCCTTCAGCACCAGTCAGCGCTATTCCACTGCCCCAGCTATCCCTATGTGTGCCAGCCAGAGATGGTGTCCCCCCCATAAGGTTCATGCTTGCTGCCGTAGAGTCACGGCTCATGAGTGAGGGTGCTGGCGCATATTCAGACCCGGGCCTCCCAAAAAGGTTCGCCTCTGGATCGAGAAAGTTGGAGTTACGGTCGGGATTGGGGGAAGTATTGGAATCTGGGGAGAAGTTTGGGTTCGCCACTGGGTCATAAGCTGGACGCGGCATGGCGAAAAAGAGTGACTATAAGGAAATGTTAGCGGAGGAAACGTAATTTATATACAAGTCCGGATACAGGCCCGGATACAGGCGCGGAAACAAGACAAAGGCAGACGTCCGTGCACATGGCGTTGTTTACTTCTCTGAGCAAGCGAACAAGGCGACACACTGACCTTTTACAACGCTTCTTGGAAGACGGGGAAAAGAATATGTTTCTGCGATTAGAGCAGAGCTACTCTATTACTTTACCACTAAACACATTGTTAGCAAAATCTACGTAGGACGGGAAGCGAGGCACACAGGGCTCGCTTTGAGTACTAAAAGGACTGGTTGAAACAGTGCAGATTGTATATATGCAGATTGGAGATCGGATTGGAGATCTGTGCACTTACACGATGGAAAACCTCTGTATATCGCACCAGCTAAGGGTTTTGCGGACCAGTGAACCAATGTACGATGCGATGATGTTCTTCAGCCGTTGCCAATGAATGAAACTATAACGCAGTGGTCGTTACTTTCACTAAAAGCTGTATAGCCTCTACTTCTTGATATCAAGACCACCTAAGGAGATTATAATGGCAAAGAAAAACtccaaagaagagatgtGATGAGCGTGAGAATTGAGGCAGCAGATGTGTTTTTAAGAGATGCGCCGTCCCGAGTGTTCATCGATTTCTTCCAAGTTCAACATCGGTCATCATCGCCTGTGTCTTCACCACTGTTCAGGCTCCAGTTGGATGCGGTAATTTGCGTGAGTACTCGTGTGCTGCATACTCCCTTTCCCTTATTCTCCTAGCACCTTAATGCCTGATGCAAGCGCTGATTGGTGTTGCTTGGCCGACGCTCGCATAAAGATAGCTTGGACATTCGTCAACATTTCCAGTAAATCACCTGAAGTTCAGGGAAAGCTGTGCGGGGCAACAGTGGTTTTTCGGATTCCCCTGTCTCGATACCGAAAATTTCAGGTACGTGCCCGCACTGCACTCCTTGGCTCATCTCCCATTTTATCATTTCTTCTCAAAACAAATTGGTAATTTTGGGAGAGATCTACAGTTATTTTCATGATTTTGTTCATATGGTATCACATAGACAAGGGCAGTCTCATCTTTGTGGTCAAACCACATTCATCGCCTACACCCTAACAGCTTTAGAGTCACACCTCAACATGAGACATCACTGAAATGGACATGTAGATTAAAATATACATTGGCTCCTGAATCAAGCACCCGGGATCCCTATTTTAGCACATGAAAATAACGGTAGCAGGCAGCTATTGGTATTTTTCTTTCAGGAAACGGGCATTCAAAGTACGCCGATTAACCGGATGTGTTGTCGTGTgccaagaagatggcggaAATTTCCGCTCAATCTTTTGGCTTTGCAGTTACTCTTTCCCTCCTATGCAACTACATCCTGCTATTTGTAGAGCCACAGTTCTTCAAATGGATATTAGGCGATCAACTGATAAGCTCTTGGTGGACGAGATCGAAGAAAGCATGACTTTCTATCACAACCTAATCGGGGTAATTGAGGAACCCCGTATTCAGGGCTGCCCTGCGCCGGCTACCGCCGGCCGCACTTCGGCCCTCTCGTCTCGTTCGTCGGCGCGGGGCAAGATGATCATCAATGACGTGTTCATCAAGGGAACGAAGGGAACTCACTTCCACTCATGGTTAAAATGCTCCATAGCTAAAATGCTCACCAATAGTGGTAGAGTTTAGCGCATTAGAGCATTAGAAGGGCGTTTAGAGCATGAGTGTGGAGGGACCAAAGCCAAGAGATAATCAACTGTCCGTCATCAACCGCAGCTGTACCTCTTCTACAATAAGCCAAGCTATTGTAAGAGcaagaaagacaagaaaAATCCCAGTGACTCGTCACGCGCTCCAGGTTCAGTGTTCTGCCTGTGCGTGACTTCAGCAGATCAGTTCCTCCAGGTCACCACGAACAACACAGAGTCTGGGACCCGTGCTGGGTTATAGTACGTATGTATGTAACTGGGCTATAGCACGTATGTATGTAACTGCGAACCTACGATTCACCATAATAAGCAGTCAATATATTTTAACCCATGATGCAGGTAGGAAAACACAGCAAGAAGTAGTTTTGTTCCTTAAGTTTCTTggttttcttcttcctgcgCTTCACAGGTGGTCCTTGCTGCGATGAGCTTGTTCTTGTCCCCCGTAACCCGTCATCTGGTGGTGCTGCGAGCTGTAGATCGTCGTACTTTCCCTAATAATAACCTTTCtttatcatcattttctCATTATATCTTTGTTTCTCAACAGCATTGGTTGGCTTCTCGCGATTTGTCGTCTAGCTGCTTGCAGCAGGATTTCTGTCCCCCTTCATTCACATCCTTCGTTCTGCTAATTATACACATGTCTTGCGTGAGATCTCGCTGCCTGCTCGGTACCCACGTCCTGGTTTAAACTTGCAAAGATCAGCGACCTTCATTTCGACACTTTATAGGTTTTAAGACATCTTCAATGACACCATGAGTCTCTCACTCCCCGTGACGAGCTAATGCTAGTGCCTACTCCCGTTTTCATCCATGAAATCCAGCCAGCTCCACGATCAGCTTGGCGTTCTCGAATATCCTTTTAACTCAAGCACTGCTGCAACAAGGAAACAGAAAGACACGCACGTATGCATATTCGCTGGTAAATATAGACGTCATTATTGCGACGCATCGCGGTtaaaagaggaaggagcaACTGACAAGCAGAAGACCACTATATCCGCTCCGGTTGTTATCCGGGTCCGCTGGTTCGCCACACATGAAAACGTGACTGCCTTCTTCTATCTTGCCTGGTTTGGTTTTGTAAAATACGGCTCGCTGTATGCGCTTGCTACTTGTTAACGCCTTCCTTTATTTGGTGCAAGCATAAACGCTGTCGTCTTTGCAgcctcctcatctcctctaCCATATTGCTTCCTTTACCTTAACCATGAATTGGGCCAAAAGCGACATCGTTATAGTACAACATCATCTACTTCATCTACTTACATCCGATTGGTGTAGTACCTATTGCGGCTAAAGTAGGTCCTAGTAATCTCTCGAAGTATAAGCATCGCTAGAACAAGGAAGTACGAGAATACGATATGGGTACCTCATCAGCAACATGAAGGCATTTCGCCTGTCAAATTTAAATTTGATGGTGGGCTGTTGCTATTTTTTTGTGATCAGCACAACGCAACGGCCTCATGAAATGAATCTGTTCTGAATGTTTCTAAGCGTGGGAGTGCAAAATCTCATCATAATCACTAATGATGTCTATAAGATGATAAAACCTCATGGCCAGTCTTGCTGTGCAAGGCCTGATTCAAATCTGGATCTAATTTAAGTGTTAGGAACAATCAAAATGGTCGACACATATCATTTCATACGGTTGACCAAATGATACGCATGGCATTTTGGCACCACATTACCATTGCCACTTGCACTTAAAACCCACTTGAAACCCTTGTAAAAAAATTCTCAGGTAGATACCAAACCCTCAACCATGCTTTCTATCAATGTCCAAACTCAAGATTGGCCTGACCTTATCCCCCGCATTTCCCCGGCCAAATCCAGCCCCAGATCCAGCATGACTCGCCTGTACACCACCAAAGCTTGCAGGGCTACTCCTGCCGCTGCCTGTATAATCGTTGGTGTTTATTCCCGGCGTACCGGGTGCGGATGCAGAGGCAGAAACTGGATATGACGGTAAGCCCAACTGATTAGAGGCATATGATTTGATGTCTGAAACGCTAGGCTTTCTGGACCCCTGGTTGGATCCCAGGCCAAGCAAATTGATTACGCTTGACGCACGACTAGGCTTTTCAGGTTCACCCAGTATTGGTGCAGATGTGGAGATGGGCGAGCCGGGTACTGCAATTTCTTTGCGAGTAGAAGGGATTGGCGGAGCGGGGCTATTGTATGTATAGGTAGCGAAAAGAACAATAGAAGCGCCGACGATGAAACTAAGGGTGATGGGGTAGGAAAAAAGGGCGACCgaggcaaggaaggagatgatgatggaaagagaCGTAGCGAATCCTTTCCTGTTACTGGACATTAGCAAAGGGCAAAGATATCAAAACCGAAAACGCACATGATATTGTCGCTATACCTGATGACCAACGCAGTAATCAAACCACCAAAAGTCTGAGTCAACACTGTACCAACAGCCCATCCGTTGAAGTTGTCGAAGCAAGACATCACTCTTGAAAAGTAACCCATGCCATTCGGCCCCGAAGGGTTGATGATAATGGGTACTAACGCAGGGACAAGGGAGAACAAGGACAGTTGGGTATTTCTCACCCACAAATCAGGTGCGCTGGACCCAGAAGACGATTTGAGGATAAATTCAAAGTACACGCCCGCAAGACCCGAGGTCATGCATGCAAGCGTAACAGCGACGAATCCCCTGATAGGATGCATCACCCTTTCGGGGGATATGATGGGCTCATCAGGAACCGGAATCTCCGATCGTAACTGATGTTCGTGGCTGACACTGACGTGGGTGTGGTGAGACACTGCAGGTGCTGACGAGGATTGGATCTGAACAATACCAACGCCGATAGCCAGGAGAACCAAGGAGGCCCATTTAGTTCGAGAGAGTCGTTTGCGTAACATGAGAACTGAAAAGAACGCAGTAGTAAGGATCTTCATTTGGTATGTGACCTGGAAAGTTGCGACATCGAGATTCGACGCAGCGACGTATTGAAGATTGTTCTGGATGACATAGAGGATGGCGGGGACAGAAAGCTTATAGCAGTCGGGCGAAAAAACCGCTTTCGATAGAGCTTGCAGTCTCGTGGGGTGAATGATCGAAGGGAGCTTTTGACCAGATCGCTTGTCGAAATCCTTGTCATCAAGCTTTTCTGAGTAGAccgggggaggaggagatgcaGTCATGTCGTTGTCGATGCGTTTGAGGGCAATAAAAACTGAGATGCCACCTTTGAGAAGCTCGTTGAGCAAAACTGCGGCGGCAGCGGAATATGTGCGATTGGGAGCGGTAGATATCCGCGAATAGtgcatgatgatggtgaggaaggCATTTTGAAGAGCGAGTGTGATCAATCtagaagatgatgtgaaCAATGGTCTGGCCAGCTACCATGCAGCCACTCACGAGATCCACTTGAGTTCTATTCCCCAAAGAGAAGGCggcccttccttttctctaCTAGCGGCAGCCATCGCAGTCGCATACCCCACCATGCCCACCCTATCGTCCAATTTGGGCGGAGTACTCCGGCTGTAAGCAGAAAAATTGTTGGCAGTAGATGATCCATGGGCCTTTTGGTTATGAAATGTTTGCTGCTGGAGAGACTGGTATGAGGTATGCCCTGGTTGGCCTATGGGCGACTGGGGGGGAGAGCTGACGGAGGTAGAGGACATGGCTCTGTGGAGCAGAGGCGGGACGAGGAGATTGGGAAGACTAAGGTCAGTAAGACATTGTACAACGGGGacggaggaaggggggaaTGCCTCGGAGCCAAAGTCCAAAAGGACCGCTCAAAATATTCCTAGCCCAGCGCACAGACTCGAGGCTGGGCATACGGGGGAAAGGGgcggggaaggaggatgactTACCTGCTTAGCCTCCTTTTAGGCCGGGTTACTCCCACATCCATACCGCGCGACTTCCCCATGCTATTCGCCTTCTCATCAGCCcaatccttctctccccGATCTCTCTCGCTTCGATCCCTCATTATCAACCCCCTGTCCTCCTCTGGTGCAGTATATACCCTCCCTCCGAATGTCGATTGCACGGGCGAGGATGCAGTCTGCATAGAACCAGATTGAGAAGCACGTCGGTCCGTTGGGCGGCGGTTCAATCCCGATGGAGATCGAGTATTGGTTCGATGGGCCATGCGAGAAAATCCAAGACTGCAAAAAGTTGTCGTTATTGACGATTGTCAAGGTCGGTTATGTGGAAAAGCGGTATATGATTGTGCGCGGCTGTCTTCCCAAAACCAGTGAATGTTGGTTGTGAAAATGAAAATACCGGCAAATAGGTTCTGCGTGCGGAGAGGTTGTTTACGGAGAATGGTAGGGGTGAGAATAATcgggagaagatgaaagtgGAGATGAAACCGGATTTGGCTGGCCGCGTGCAGGCTGTACGGGCTGGGTGGAACGGTGACCTGGGCGAGGCTCGGTCGAAAGAGCGGAAAATAGACACAGCTACAGGAATGGCTCACTTGCCCAAATGTGTATTGATATGCGGGTGTCTAGACGATGTGAACACTCTACATATAGGGACAAATGAAACCTGGCCAGTGGCCACCTGGGCTAGACCGTGAAGACAGTTCTAGCGTCATAGCTTCTCTCTCCGTAGTCCTTCGGTTCAAATCTACGGCCAAACCAGTGCCAGCACATGCATCTTTTTCATCGCGCTGTTCACCTATTAACCCCAGATTTCAAGTTCGGCTGGTTGGGGGTTTATTCTTACCCTATATATGCATGCATGGAGCTGTTAAAACGCCACCACTAATAGAAGTCACAACAAGCCAATGGCAATAGGCGGAATTACGAATAAAAATGCTTCCGTTTCTAATAATCATTCTCTTCATGACGTGTCTTTGGGTTACAGGGTAACGCACGCGACGACCAccactgctgctgctgtgaTAGAAGGCAGCAGGAGGCGGACGATAAAACGATGTTCCTGGGGATTTTTGTCGAAGCCAGTCTGATGAGTGAGCGATAAATCGAATCAACACAAGTCACGTAcaccatctcatctcctaCACAAAAGTATCTTCTATTCATTGCAAAAATCCTCTAGGAGGAATCTTCATCGCCCGAAGTCTGCAGCTTTTTTTCTAGCACGACCAAGGTAAACCCCTTATCCTCAAGTTTCCATCTCGAATATAATCCTCAATCAAATCTGTTGTTTTTTCCGCTTTAATCCATCATGAAGATCACCGAGAAGCTGC
Protein-coding sequences here:
- a CDS encoding ER lumen protein retaining receptor, encoding MNIFRFLGDLSHLASILILLHKIQTTRSCRGISFKSQLLYLIVFLTRYVDLFTRPLVSVYNTVMKLFFIASTAYTLYLMKFKYRPTHDASLDTFQLSYIFGPVAILSLLFNYDFTPFEITWSFSIWLESVAILPQLFMLQRTGEAETITTHYLAALGLYRGLYIPNWMYRYFTEGAFDAIAVVAGIIQTVIYADFGYIYVTRVLRGQKFELPA
- a CDS encoding glucan 1,3-beta-glucosidase is translated as MPRPAYDPVANPNFSPDSNTSPNPDRNSNFLDPEANLFGRPGSEYAPAPSLMSRDSTAASMNLMGGTPSLAGTHRDSWGSGIALTGAEGATNGNRNPGRSGLANSTVPYGSGERLSTSDEDDEHGHITPAVAAIGAGTAARGISEKPRWAESGSGKGKKNRKWLWAALAALLIVAIGLGVGLGVGLTRNRDSKTLAASSGNENSSPSSQVPSGASSASGSATATSTSATASATPTTGTQGSLITLEDGSTMTYDNPYGGKWVWDEANPFKNEAQANSWTPALNQNWTWGQDKVFGVNLGGWLVIEPFIVPGLYEKYANGSAGTAIDEYTLSINMGDNLTAALTEHYETFITERDFAEIVAAGLNWVRIPIPFFAIEVWEGEPYLPKVSWQYFLKAIKWARKYGLRVNLDLHSVPGSQNGWNHSGRQGSVNWMNGVMGLANAQRSLDYIRTLAQFIAQPEYAPVIQMFGFLNEPNGNAISKGPVASFYIEAHNIIRDITGIGSGNGPMLSMHDGFLGVTAWYGDLAGADRMMLDQHTYMVFQDQPQGTLDTLKTMPCQWWASSTNTTSQQWGPNTAGEWSAAWNDCGKWVNNVGSGSRYDGTYDGYANKATGSCDYWNDYTQWNQSTIDALNHFVSGSMDALQNFFFWTWKIGNSTDAIQQPNPFWHYRLGLEKGWIPKDPRTVAGTCQADGVSMNNFDGTFSNAYVTGGAGAGTIAASASSSYPWPPASFTNVASDSMSLLPQYTQTGTPITMPGPTFTSPGSSATIDAGNGWFNANANDKQAYAAISGCSYPPEYSAADLAVPTGACGAGLSQANKRSAEPTPAPTRR
- a CDS encoding solute carrier family 35 (UDP-sugar transporter), member A1/2/3, variant; translated protein: MAHRTNTRSPSGLNRRPTDRRASQSGSMQTASSPVQSTFGGRVYTAPEEDRGLIMRDRSERDRGEKDWADEKANSMGKSRGMDVGVTRPKRRLSRAMSSTSVSSPPQSPIGQPGHTSYQSLQQQTFHNQKAHGSSTANNFSAYSRSTPPKLDDRVGMVGYATAMAAASREKEGPPSLWGIELKWISLITLALQNAFLTIIMHYSRISTAPNRTYSAAAAVLLNELLKGGISVFIALKRIDNDMTASPPPPVYSEKLDDKDFDKRSGQKLPSIIHPTRLQALSKAVFSPDCYKLSVPAILYVIQNNLQYVAASNLDVATFQVTYQMKILTTAFFSVLMLRKRLSRTKWASLVLLAIGVGIVQIQSSSAPAVSHHTHVSVSHEHQLRSEIPVPDEPIISPERVMHPIRGFVAVTLACMTSGLAGVYFEFILKSSSGSSAPDLWVRNTQLSLFSLVPALVPIIINPSGPNGMGYFSRVMSCFDNFNGWAVGTVLTQTFGGLITALVIRYSDNIMKGFATSLSIIISFLASVALFSYPITLSFIVGASIVLFATYTYNSPAPPIPSTRKEIAVPGSPISTSAPILGEPEKPSRASSVINLLGLGSNQGSRKPSVSDIKSYASNQLGLPSYPVSASASAPGTPGINTNDYTGSGRSSPASFGGVQASHAGSGAGFGRGNAGDKVRPILSLDIDRKHG
- a CDS encoding solute carrier family 35 (UDP-sugar transporter), member A1/2/3; the protein is MAHRTNTRSPSGLNRRPTDRRASQSGSMQTASSPVQSTFGGRVYTAPEEDRGLIMRDRSERDRGEKDWADEKANSMGKSRGMDVGVTRPKRRLSSLPNLLVPPLLHRAMSSTSVSSPPQSPIGQPGHTSYQSLQQQTFHNQKAHGSSTANNFSAYSRSTPPKLDDRVGMVGYATAMAAASREKEGPPSLWGIELKWISLITLALQNAFLTIIMHYSRISTAPNRTYSAAAAVLLNELLKGGISVFIALKRIDNDMTASPPPPVYSEKLDDKDFDKRSGQKLPSIIHPTRLQALSKAVFSPDCYKLSVPAILYVIQNNLQYVAASNLDVATFQVTYQMKILTTAFFSVLMLRKRLSRTKWASLVLLAIGVGIVQIQSSSAPAVSHHTHVSVSHEHQLRSEIPVPDEPIISPERVMHPIRGFVAVTLACMTSGLAGVYFEFILKSSSGSSAPDLWVRNTQLSLFSLVPALVPIIINPSGPNGMGYFSRVMSCFDNFNGWAVGTVLTQTFGGLITALVIRYSDNIMKGFATSLSIIISFLASVALFSYPITLSFIVGASIVLFATYTYNSPAPPIPSTRKEIAVPGSPISTSAPILGEPEKPSRASSVINLLGLGSNQGSRKPSVSDIKSYASNQLGLPSYPVSASASAPGTPGINTNDYTGSGRSSPASFGGVQASHAGSGAGFGRGNAGDKVRPILSLDIDRKHG